From the Lampris incognitus isolate fLamInc1 chromosome 10, fLamInc1.hap2, whole genome shotgun sequence genome, one window contains:
- the pih1d1 gene encoding PIH1 domain-containing protein 1 isoform X1 gives MATDSSLLNAELEKQQDEELYQQLLLQTMGKMPSESPDSKVIRPQPGMCVKTVSQLDKQKVFVNICQSNLVPPPPELSREELVELLQSEDPTGYRVPMSLGEPHIETDNSSQGCSAYDVVINQEFFQKCQKDPLFQHFVILVSLEGLENKYNLELSRDWKVLKNRKFFGSVMEQNIRMKRRPVIEELKAQEKPAATAKRPVFTLLVEPPVGDPQYLVAEIQLPGVSSSRSLVLDVGEDRLVLNARPSLFHLDIFHPFFIDQANSVAQYNTSTQILTVTMPVRSS, from the exons ACAATGGGGAAGATGCCGAGTGAAAGCCCAGACTCAAAGGTGATACGACCGCAGCCGG GGATGTGTGTGAAAACCGTATCACAGCTGGACAAGCAGAAAGTCTTCGTCAACATCTGTCAATCAAATTTAGTCCCGCCCCCTCCAGAACTTTCCAGGGAGGAGCTTGTTGAGCTGCTCCAATCAGAAGACCCCACCGGCTATAGAGTTCCCATGAGCCTCGGCGAGCCGCACATAGAGACGGACAACA GCTCCCAGGGCTGCTCAGCCTATGATGTGGTCATCAACCAAGAGTTCTTCCAGAAGTGTcag AAGGATCCCCTGTTCCAGCATTTCGTCATCCTGGTGTCTTTGGAGGGACTAGAAAACAAATACAACCTGGAGCTGAGCCGAG ACTGGAAGGTTCTGAAGAACAGGAAGTTCTTTGGCTCTGTGATGGAGCAGAACATCCGGATGAAGAGAAGACCTGTGATTGAAGAACTGAAAGCTCA aGAGAAGCCCGCTGCTACAGCCAAACG ACCAGTGTTCACTCTGCTGGTGGAGCCCCCTGTTGGTGACCCACAGTACCTCGTAGCAGAGATCCAACTACCCGGAGTG TCTTCATCTCGTTCTTTGGTTCTGGATGTAGGAGAGGATCGCCTGGTGCTGAATGCTCGTCCATCGCTCTTCCACCTGGACATCTTTCATCCTTTCTTCATTGACCAGGCGAACAGCGTGGCCCAGTACAACACCAGCACACAG ATTCTGACAGTAACCATGCCTGTGAGGTCCTCCTGA
- the pih1d1 gene encoding PIH1 domain-containing protein 1 isoform X2, whose protein sequence is MCVKTVSQLDKQKVFVNICQSNLVPPPPELSREELVELLQSEDPTGYRVPMSLGEPHIETDNSSQGCSAYDVVINQEFFQKCQKDPLFQHFVILVSLEGLENKYNLELSRDWKVLKNRKFFGSVMEQNIRMKRRPVIEELKAQEKPAATAKRPVFTLLVEPPVGDPQYLVAEIQLPGVSSSRSLVLDVGEDRLVLNARPSLFHLDIFHPFFIDQANSVAQYNTSTQILTVTMPVRSS, encoded by the exons ATGTGTGTGAAAACCGTATCACAGCTGGACAAGCAGAAAGTCTTCGTCAACATCTGTCAATCAAATTTAGTCCCGCCCCCTCCAGAACTTTCCAGGGAGGAGCTTGTTGAGCTGCTCCAATCAGAAGACCCCACCGGCTATAGAGTTCCCATGAGCCTCGGCGAGCCGCACATAGAGACGGACAACA GCTCCCAGGGCTGCTCAGCCTATGATGTGGTCATCAACCAAGAGTTCTTCCAGAAGTGTcag AAGGATCCCCTGTTCCAGCATTTCGTCATCCTGGTGTCTTTGGAGGGACTAGAAAACAAATACAACCTGGAGCTGAGCCGAG ACTGGAAGGTTCTGAAGAACAGGAAGTTCTTTGGCTCTGTGATGGAGCAGAACATCCGGATGAAGAGAAGACCTGTGATTGAAGAACTGAAAGCTCA aGAGAAGCCCGCTGCTACAGCCAAACG ACCAGTGTTCACTCTGCTGGTGGAGCCCCCTGTTGGTGACCCACAGTACCTCGTAGCAGAGATCCAACTACCCGGAGTG TCTTCATCTCGTTCTTTGGTTCTGGATGTAGGAGAGGATCGCCTGGTGCTGAATGCTCGTCCATCGCTCTTCCACCTGGACATCTTTCATCCTTTCTTCATTGACCAGGCGAACAGCGTGGCCCAGTACAACACCAGCACACAG ATTCTGACAGTAACCATGCCTGTGAGGTCCTCCTGA